A single window of Pyxidicoccus xibeiensis DNA harbors:
- the treY gene encoding malto-oligosyltrehalose synthase codes for MLLDGLDEERTASTPGAEGAIMTAEALAEGLYTRVQADLEARPHTPLSTYRVQLHKGFTFEQARAVVPYLARLGVSDLYASPYLKATPGSTHGYDCTDHQRLNPEVGSPEEHAALCAALRELGMGQLLDVVPNHMGIERDNRLWFDVLENGPSSMYAKYFDIDWAPVKEELRDKVLLPILGDQYGIVLERGELKLSYREGAFFLHYYDHLLPVGPRQYGRILRHGLERLEARLGAEHPSMVELLSILTAIEHLPARTEVERARVVERHREKEVIKRRLAAVVASSPDILTYIEDNLRVFNGEPGNARSFDLLDAVLSSCSYRLAHWRVAGEEINYRRFFDINGLAAIREEDPDVFQEAHALIFRWLREGCVTGLRIDHPDGLFDPTAYFLDLQERYFVERAQALFLEEHGAEDTRWPAVERTLRERWRAEVTAHPDSPLRKALYVVVEKIQGGRERMPESWAVHGTTGYRFANAVSGIFVDPAAEASLTETYERFVGERSDFAELVYQKKLLIMRVSMASEINVLAHELNRISEMNRRTRDFTLNALRRALVEFIALFPVYRTYVDGWRPELDARDVQYVEWTIRRAKERNATTNASIFDFLRDILLRRYPEHTQEKERAVMLRFAMKLQQVTGPVMAKGLEDTVFYIYNRLVSLNEVGGEPERFGVRANTFHLRNQERAERWPASQLTSSTHDTKRSEDVRARINVLSELPEEWRNRVKKWARLTEKFVTPLPSGPAPSPNDVYLFFQTVVGAWPMGASHTQQELEDFQRRVREYMSKALKEAKVRTSWTNPDSAYDEAVGRFVDTCFDPKEGGAFLEDVRAFKRHIERAGQHNALGQLLLKLMSPGVVDTYQGCELWDLSLVDPDNRRPVDFPLRARLLEALDAEASEDRPGLCARLTKDLDDGRVKLFLLAESLRLRQRQPGLFRSGGYRALTLSGPRAEAAVGFAREHGDTVVITCAPRYTLSALETPEGLSGAYGSTFLDLPEAYAGMMFRSVFTGRQVRPERGPGGVVLPLGPLLAEFPVVLLERSTG; via the coding sequence ATGCTGCTCGACGGCTTGGATGAAGAGAGGACCGCCTCCACCCCGGGGGCGGAGGGCGCCATCATGACCGCGGAGGCCCTGGCGGAGGGCCTCTACACGCGTGTGCAGGCCGACCTGGAGGCCAGACCCCACACGCCGCTGTCCACGTACCGCGTCCAGCTCCACAAAGGGTTCACCTTCGAGCAGGCGCGCGCCGTGGTGCCCTACCTGGCCCGCCTGGGGGTCAGCGACCTGTACGCCTCCCCCTACCTGAAGGCGACGCCCGGCAGTACCCACGGCTACGACTGCACGGACCACCAGCGGCTCAACCCCGAGGTGGGCTCGCCCGAGGAGCATGCGGCCCTGTGCGCGGCCCTTCGCGAGCTGGGCATGGGACAGCTGCTGGACGTGGTGCCCAACCACATGGGCATCGAGCGGGACAACCGGCTCTGGTTCGACGTGCTGGAGAACGGCCCGTCCTCCATGTACGCCAAGTACTTCGATATCGACTGGGCGCCGGTGAAGGAGGAGCTGCGCGACAAGGTGCTCCTGCCGATTCTGGGCGACCAGTACGGCATCGTCCTGGAGCGGGGCGAGCTGAAGCTGTCCTACCGCGAGGGCGCCTTCTTCCTGCACTACTACGACCACCTGCTGCCGGTGGGGCCCCGCCAGTACGGCCGCATCCTCCGCCACGGGCTGGAGCGGCTGGAGGCGCGGCTCGGCGCCGAGCACCCCAGCATGGTGGAGCTGCTCTCCATCCTCACCGCCATCGAGCACCTGCCGGCGCGCACCGAGGTGGAGCGGGCCCGGGTGGTGGAGCGCCACCGCGAGAAGGAGGTCATCAAGCGCCGCCTGGCCGCGGTGGTGGCCTCCAGCCCGGACATCCTCACCTACATCGAGGACAACCTCCGCGTCTTCAACGGCGAGCCCGGCAACGCGCGCTCGTTCGACTTGCTCGACGCGGTGCTGTCCTCGTGCAGCTACCGGCTGGCGCACTGGCGCGTGGCGGGAGAGGAGATCAACTACCGCCGCTTCTTCGACATCAACGGCCTGGCCGCCATCCGCGAGGAGGACCCGGACGTCTTCCAGGAGGCGCACGCGCTCATCTTCCGCTGGCTGCGCGAGGGCTGCGTCACCGGGCTGCGCATCGACCACCCGGACGGCCTGTTCGACCCCACCGCCTACTTCCTGGACCTGCAGGAGCGCTACTTCGTGGAGCGGGCCCAGGCCCTGTTCCTCGAGGAGCACGGCGCGGAGGACACGCGCTGGCCCGCGGTGGAGCGGACGCTGCGCGAGCGCTGGCGCGCGGAGGTGACGGCCCACCCGGACAGCCCGCTGCGCAAGGCGCTGTACGTGGTGGTGGAGAAGATTCAAGGCGGCCGCGAGCGGATGCCCGAGTCCTGGGCCGTGCACGGCACCACCGGCTACCGCTTCGCCAACGCGGTCAGCGGCATCTTCGTGGACCCGGCGGCGGAGGCGTCGCTGACGGAGACGTACGAGCGCTTCGTCGGCGAGCGGAGCGACTTCGCCGAGCTCGTCTACCAGAAGAAGCTCCTCATCATGCGCGTGTCCATGGCCAGCGAAATCAACGTGCTGGCGCATGAGCTCAACCGCATCTCCGAGATGAACCGGCGCACGCGTGACTTCACGCTCAACGCGCTGCGCCGCGCGCTGGTGGAGTTCATCGCCCTGTTCCCGGTGTACCGCACCTACGTGGACGGCTGGCGCCCGGAGCTGGACGCGCGCGACGTGCAGTACGTCGAGTGGACCATCCGCCGCGCCAAGGAGCGCAACGCCACCACCAACGCGTCCATCTTCGACTTCCTGCGCGACATCCTCCTGCGCCGCTACCCGGAGCACACCCAGGAGAAGGAGCGCGCCGTCATGCTGCGCTTCGCCATGAAGCTGCAGCAGGTGACGGGCCCCGTCATGGCCAAGGGGCTCGAGGACACCGTCTTCTACATCTACAACCGGCTCGTCAGCCTCAACGAGGTGGGTGGGGAGCCGGAGCGCTTCGGGGTGCGCGCCAACACCTTCCACCTGCGCAACCAGGAGCGCGCGGAGCGCTGGCCGGCGAGCCAGCTCACCTCCAGCACCCACGACACCAAGCGCAGCGAGGACGTGCGCGCGCGCATCAACGTCCTGTCCGAGCTGCCCGAGGAGTGGCGCAACCGGGTGAAGAAGTGGGCCCGCCTCACGGAGAAGTTCGTCACGCCGCTGCCCTCCGGCCCCGCCCCCAGCCCCAACGACGTCTACCTCTTCTTCCAGACGGTGGTGGGCGCCTGGCCCATGGGCGCCTCGCACACCCAGCAGGAACTGGAGGACTTCCAGCGCCGGGTGCGCGAGTACATGAGCAAGGCCCTCAAGGAGGCCAAGGTCCGCACCTCGTGGACCAACCCGGACAGCGCCTATGACGAGGCGGTGGGCCGCTTCGTGGACACCTGCTTCGACCCGAAGGAGGGCGGCGCCTTCCTGGAGGACGTCCGCGCCTTCAAGCGCCACATCGAGCGCGCCGGGCAGCACAACGCCCTGGGCCAGCTGCTGCTCAAGCTCATGTCCCCCGGCGTGGTGGACACCTACCAGGGCTGCGAGCTGTGGGACTTGTCGCTGGTGGACCCGGACAACCGGCGGCCGGTGGACTTCCCCCTGCGCGCGCGGCTGCTGGAGGCGCTGGACGCCGAGGCCTCGGAGGACCGGCCGGGGCTGTGCGCCCGGCTGACGAAGGACCTGGATGACGGCCGGGTGAAGCTCTTCCTGCTCGCCGAGTCGCTGCGGCTGCGGCAGCGCCAGCCGGGGCTCTTCCGCTCGGGGGGCTACCGCGCCCTGACGCTCTCCGGCCCCCGGGCCGAGGCCGCGGTGGGCTTCGCCCGTGAGCACGGCGACACCGTCGTCATCACCTGCGCGCCGCGTTACACGTTGTCAGCACTGGAAACCCCGGAAGGGCTGTCCGGTGCGTACGGGAGCACGTTCCTGGACCTCCCGGAGGCATATGCGGGCATGATGTTCCGCAGTGTCTTCACCGGGCGGCAGGTGCGGCCGGAGCGAGGGCCAGGCGGCGTGGTGCTGCCCCTCGGGCCGCTCCTGGCGGAGTTCCCGGTGGTGTTGTTGGAGAGGAGCACGGGATGA
- a CDS encoding SWIB/MDM2 domain-containing protein: MAAKKAAAAKKAPAAKKTAGAAKRKPNASFMKEMTPSAALAEIVGNKPLPRTEVVKKLWAYIKKQGLQDAKNKRQINADDKLKPIFGGKKNVTMFEMTALVNKQLS; encoded by the coding sequence ATGGCCGCCAAGAAAGCTGCTGCTGCGAAGAAGGCTCCCGCCGCCAAGAAGACCGCCGGCGCCGCGAAGCGCAAGCCGAACGCGTCGTTCATGAAGGAGATGACGCCGTCCGCCGCGCTCGCCGAGATCGTCGGTAACAAGCCGCTGCCCCGTACCGAGGTCGTCAAGAAGCTGTGGGCCTACATCAAGAAGCAGGGCCTCCAGGACGCCAAGAACAAGCGGCAGATCAACGCCGACGACAAGCTCAAGCCCATCTTCGGTGGCAAGAAGAACGTCACCATGTTCGAGATGACGGCGCTGGTGAACAAGCAGCTGAGCTGA